From a region of the Paenibacillus sp. R14(2021) genome:
- a CDS encoding alpha/beta fold hydrolase: MNTNFTAKLDSTPSPKMEIGELQVNSDIKLRHMVYRPAQPKATVLFLHGFPESMYSWKPIAESLSSDYEVHAFDWPGYGQSSRPSADRFSYAPKDYAQVLEQYIRASGIDSSKLVIYATDIGGLPALLAALEQPQIARKIIVGDFAPFNRPQYMWENLAALKSKPSSDVVRAAMNQTRDEILANTFFRDNPTEERYTLPQEFRDDIAKGWDGDITAADAFYHYYSHFTRDQDYFEANMSKLKVPVKVVWGEQDSYVKKEMGVEFAERNNLKLTILPGLGHYPHLQAPKQTADELRAEIDG, from the coding sequence ATGAACACTAACTTTACAGCAAAACTGGACTCAACACCGTCGCCAAAGATGGAGATTGGCGAGTTGCAGGTCAATTCGGATATCAAGCTTCGTCATATGGTCTATCGTCCTGCCCAACCGAAGGCTACGGTGTTGTTCCTACACGGCTTCCCAGAGTCGATGTATTCGTGGAAGCCGATTGCCGAATCTCTGTCCAGCGATTATGAGGTTCATGCGTTTGACTGGCCCGGTTACGGACAATCCTCACGTCCGAGCGCCGATCGCTTTTCCTACGCACCGAAAGACTATGCCCAGGTGCTGGAACAATATATCCGCGCTTCCGGTATCGACAGCTCGAAGCTGGTGATTTACGCGACCGATATCGGGGGGTTGCCGGCGTTGCTGGCCGCCCTGGAACAGCCACAAATCGCGAGGAAGATCATCGTCGGAGATTTTGCGCCATTCAACCGGCCGCAGTACATGTGGGAAAACCTGGCGGCTCTGAAATCTAAGCCCTCGTCCGATGTCGTGCGTGCTGCGATGAACCAGACCCGAGATGAAATCCTGGCAAACACGTTCTTCCGCGACAATCCGACAGAAGAGCGCTACACGTTGCCCCAGGAGTTCAGGGACGATATAGCGAAAGGGTGGGACGGCGATATCACTGCGGCCGACGCGTTCTATCACTACTACTCTCACTTCACCCGCGACCAGGACTATTTTGAAGCCAATATGTCGAAGCTCAAAGTGCCCGTGAAAGTCGTGTGGGGCGAACAGGATAGCTACGTCAAGAAGGAAATGGGCGTCGAGTTCGCTGAGCGTAATAATTTAAAGCTTACGATTCTCCCTGGTCTCGGCCATTATCCGCATCTGCAGGCACCAAAGCAGACCGCAGATGAGCTTCGAGCCGAAATCGACGGCTGA
- a CDS encoding alpha/beta fold hydrolase: MKKSLKVITSVAMAVSMFSSIEVAANAATTTTSATVSASKTSANFKDLANVDAALKLKIDALLEAGVFNGVSKDYFGISQNMTRAQAAKVLTLIYNIKVDMTVTTSSFNDVKGSDKSNGWAIPYIEAAKKAGLITGVTDNAFVPGGNVTLGQLAKLLVAGLGKKVDTTGTPWYKEVISQAVDLKLLSEGTNGAQIASRANIVEGAYGASNLAAKNAFSDEELVKRLPGFQNRYKKVNGVKLHYVEGGKGEPLFLLPGWPQTWYSFHKVMPELAKHYHVYSIDYRGMGSSDKPESGYDKKTLAADIHSLVKELGYEKVNVAGHDIGSMVAYAYAAQYPEATKKLAMLDVPHPNDRFLKIPLLSAPSAYDLSNPDRAWFPWWFALNSIPGLPEQLLQGKQADIVHNWIFDYQLYNKASMTAEDKAIYNASYDSPEEIRASNGWYKTYRKDIDDLKTYNKLSVPVLGIGGAKFGLDPFLRENATDFKVVNLEKTGHWIAEENPQETIKLFIEFFQ, translated from the coding sequence ATGAAGAAGAGTTTAAAAGTGATCACTTCCGTAGCGATGGCTGTTTCGATGTTCTCATCGATAGAGGTGGCAGCAAACGCAGCAACAACAACTACTTCTGCAACTGTTTCAGCATCCAAAACGTCTGCTAATTTCAAAGATTTGGCTAACGTAGATGCAGCTCTGAAATTGAAAATCGATGCTTTGCTGGAAGCAGGCGTGTTTAACGGCGTATCTAAGGATTACTTCGGAATCAGTCAAAACATGACTCGCGCTCAAGCCGCAAAAGTCCTGACACTGATTTACAACATCAAAGTTGACATGACAGTTACGACTTCCAGCTTCAATGACGTTAAAGGTAGTGACAAATCAAACGGATGGGCAATCCCTTACATCGAGGCTGCTAAGAAAGCCGGCTTGATCACTGGTGTAACGGACAATGCTTTTGTTCCTGGCGGAAACGTAACGTTAGGTCAATTGGCTAAACTGTTGGTTGCCGGCCTAGGTAAGAAAGTTGATACAACCGGTACTCCTTGGTACAAAGAAGTTATTTCTCAAGCAGTAGATCTGAAATTACTGTCGGAAGGTACTAATGGAGCCCAAATTGCTTCCCGCGCTAACATCGTAGAAGGTGCTTACGGTGCCTCAAACTTGGCTGCAAAAAATGCTTTTTCTGATGAAGAACTTGTCAAAAGACTCCCTGGTTTCCAAAACAGATATAAAAAGGTAAATGGCGTCAAACTTCATTACGTAGAGGGTGGTAAGGGCGAACCGTTATTTCTTCTTCCTGGTTGGCCGCAAACCTGGTATTCGTTCCACAAAGTTATGCCGGAACTAGCGAAGCATTACCATGTTTATTCCATTGACTATCGTGGAATGGGCAGTTCTGACAAGCCTGAATCCGGCTATGATAAGAAAACCCTGGCTGCGGATATTCATTCATTGGTCAAAGAACTCGGCTATGAAAAAGTTAACGTTGCAGGCCATGATATCGGGTCCATGGTTGCTTACGCTTATGCAGCTCAATATCCTGAAGCTACGAAAAAACTTGCTATGTTGGATGTTCCTCATCCTAACGATCGATTTCTGAAAATCCCGCTCTTGTCGGCTCCTAGCGCGTACGATTTGAGTAATCCTGATCGTGCTTGGTTCCCGTGGTGGTTTGCACTAAATTCCATTCCAGGATTGCCTGAGCAATTGCTGCAAGGAAAACAAGCGGATATCGTTCACAATTGGATCTTCGATTATCAGCTCTATAACAAAGCTTCCATGACCGCAGAGGACAAGGCGATTTATAACGCGAGCTATGACAGCCCTGAGGAGATTCGCGCAAGTAACGGTTGGTATAAAACGTACAGGAAAGATATTGACGACCTGAAAACGTATAATAAGCTGTCAGTGCCGGTTCTAGGTATAGGCGGTGCAAAGTTCGGGCTTGATCCATTTTTACGTGAAAATGCAACTGACTTTAAAGTGGTGAATTTAGAAAAAACCGGACACTGGATCGCAGAGGAGAATCCGCAAGAAACGATTAAATTGTTTATCGAGTTTTTCCAATAA